Proteins found in one Allorhodopirellula heiligendammensis genomic segment:
- a CDS encoding lactoylglutathione lyase family protein: MTYPRSFSHIGISVTDLEQAVDFYTKTLGWYVIMPPTEIVSDDSAIGVMCDDVFGAGWERFRIAHLATGDRVGVELFEFKNAEMPQNNFEYWKTGVFHFCVQDPDVEGLAEKIVANGGKQRMPVREYYPGEKPYRMVYCEDPFGNLIEIYSHSYELTYSAGAYQSDAN, from the coding sequence ATGACTTATCCACGAAGCTTCTCGCATATCGGCATTTCCGTCACTGACCTGGAACAGGCCGTCGACTTCTACACCAAAACGCTGGGGTGGTACGTCATCATGCCACCCACCGAGATCGTCTCTGATGATTCGGCGATCGGCGTCATGTGCGATGATGTTTTTGGTGCGGGCTGGGAGCGATTTCGAATTGCGCACCTCGCCACCGGCGACCGAGTCGGTGTCGAGCTGTTTGAGTTTAAGAACGCCGAAATGCCTCAGAATAACTTTGAGTACTGGAAGACAGGCGTCTTTCACTTCTGTGTACAGGATCCAGACGTCGAGGGGCTCGCCGAAAAAATTGTCGCCAACGGGGGCAAGCAGCGGATGCCAGTTCGTGAGTATTATCCTGGCGAGAAACCGTACCGCATGGTGTATTGCGAGGATCCTTTCGGCAACCTGATCGAAATCTATTCTCACAGCTATGAGCTGACATATTCAGCCGGCGCCTATCAATCCGATGCCAATTGA
- a CDS encoding PhzF family phenazine biosynthesis protein codes for MTPSHNISLWQVDAFADRPFSGNPAAVCILERYPSDEWLEHVAAEMNLSETSFIVPAGESNSFHLRWFTPTTEVNLCGHATLAAAHTLIEQGRVHIDEPIRMQTHSGELVCFRSGERITLDFPATPAQSDVDPTIVQSLLSALGIDQGEVLQTKFDLVVVCDDANTIESLRPDFSQLSRIETRGVMVTAASQRAGIDFISRFFAPRCGIDEDPVTGSAHCCLAPYWASKLGRTSLVGYQASRRGGTVYCELTGDRVQLSGTAVTVMEGQLLVPAD; via the coding sequence ATGACGCCTTCTCACAACATTTCCCTCTGGCAGGTCGACGCATTCGCGGATCGACCGTTCAGTGGCAACCCGGCTGCGGTGTGCATCCTCGAACGTTATCCGAGCGATGAGTGGCTAGAGCACGTCGCCGCGGAGATGAACCTGTCCGAAACATCGTTCATCGTTCCCGCCGGTGAATCCAATTCGTTTCATCTGCGTTGGTTCACGCCAACAACCGAAGTCAATCTGTGCGGACATGCGACGCTGGCCGCCGCTCACACCTTGATCGAACAAGGACGCGTGCACATTGACGAACCGATCCGCATGCAAACCCATAGCGGTGAGTTAGTTTGTTTCCGATCGGGCGAGCGGATCACCCTCGACTTTCCGGCCACGCCCGCCCAGAGTGATGTCGATCCTACGATTGTGCAAAGCCTACTCTCGGCACTGGGGATCGACCAGGGCGAGGTACTGCAAACGAAATTCGATTTGGTTGTTGTCTGCGATGACGCAAACACAATCGAGTCCCTGCGCCCAGATTTCAGCCAGCTTAGCCGGATCGAAACCCGTGGAGTGATGGTCACTGCCGCCAGCCAACGAGCTGGTATCGATTTCATCTCGCGATTTTTTGCCCCTCGCTGCGGCATTGACGAAGATCCCGTGACGGGTTCCGCCCACTGTTGCCTCGCACCTTACTGGGCCAGCAAACTTGGCCGGACATCACTTGTCGGCTATCAAGCTTCGCGACGCGGAGGGACGGTTTACTGCGAACTCACGGGCGACCGCGTCCAGCTTAGCGGAACCGCCGTGACGGTGATGGAGGGCCAACTACTCGTACCAGCGGACTGA
- a CDS encoding DinB family protein, whose translation MDQWKNMATLFDLMRKMAAEMAESIPEEEFDVPRGDANSPKWILGHLALGMDFGLMLIGSAPPTIESMMPKYGPGSAGGAVGDDGRTRADLLEHLRTAGDELKKKVLAADPAIFAEKQPTPFLAEELPTVGDLLAHVFTTHIALHMGQLSQIRRESGFPSWYQTT comes from the coding sequence ATGGACCAGTGGAAGAATATGGCGACGCTGTTCGATTTGATGCGAAAGATGGCGGCCGAGATGGCGGAGAGCATTCCAGAGGAAGAATTCGACGTGCCGCGAGGAGATGCGAATAGTCCGAAGTGGATTCTGGGCCACTTGGCACTCGGAATGGACTTTGGATTGATGTTGATCGGTTCGGCCCCGCCGACGATCGAGTCAATGATGCCGAAGTACGGGCCGGGGAGTGCCGGTGGCGCGGTCGGCGATGACGGACGCACCCGCGCAGACTTGCTCGAACATCTTCGCACCGCCGGTGACGAACTGAAGAAGAAAGTCTTAGCCGCCGATCCTGCCATTTTCGCTGAGAAGCAACCGACACCTTTCCTGGCAGAAGAGTTGCCCACCGTAGGCGATCTACTGGCGCACGTGTTCACCACGCACATTGCATTGCACATGGGCCAGCTTTCACAGATTCGTCGTGAATCGGGTTTTCCGAGTTGGTATCAGACCACTTGA
- a CDS encoding DUF6786 family protein: MKKLVLIAILVATMSAPVYSQAPRDGTFGSDLSFLQKHKQVVVLRSEDDDCQVAVVPDYQGRVMTSTANGPAGSSYGWINYDLIASGTWVEHINVLGGEDRFWMGPEGGQFSIFFKNGVDFTFENWFTPAAIDTEPFEVVNHDQTRVSFRKQIQLENYSEASFEIEVSRDISLLQRSVIESNLGIKLDPNTKSVGFQSVNDLKNTGPAAWKKESGLLSIWILGMFKPSDQTSIVIPYKDDLKLNSGYFGEVPKDRLMTTDNAVVFKGDGKYRSKIGLPPQNIVPVCGSYDAENSVLTIVQYTFGGDVDYVNSFWGLQDEPFAGDVVNSYNDGPLEDGSQLGPFYELESSSSAKALQPHQSIRHTHRTYHFEGSRDELEKIATNVLGVSLSEVAFP, translated from the coding sequence ATGAAAAAGCTCGTCCTAATCGCGATTCTCGTCGCAACAATGTCCGCGCCGGTCTATTCGCAAGCCCCGCGAGATGGCACGTTCGGAAGCGACTTGTCATTTCTCCAAAAACACAAGCAAGTCGTCGTGTTGAGGAGCGAAGATGACGACTGTCAGGTCGCGGTTGTCCCCGACTATCAGGGGAGGGTGATGACAAGTACTGCCAACGGGCCCGCAGGGTCGAGCTACGGATGGATCAACTATGATTTGATCGCATCCGGAACATGGGTCGAACACATCAACGTGTTGGGAGGTGAAGATCGCTTCTGGATGGGGCCCGAGGGTGGCCAATTTTCAATCTTCTTTAAGAATGGAGTCGATTTTACTTTTGAGAATTGGTTCACACCTGCGGCTATCGATACCGAGCCGTTTGAAGTTGTCAATCACGATCAGACCCGTGTTTCGTTTCGAAAGCAAATCCAGCTTGAAAACTACAGCGAAGCCTCCTTCGAGATTGAGGTCAGCCGAGACATCTCTCTCCTTCAAAGATCCGTCATCGAATCGAATCTTGGGATCAAGCTGGACCCGAACACGAAGTCCGTCGGATTCCAGTCCGTCAATGACCTGAAGAATACCGGGCCTGCGGCTTGGAAGAAGGAGTCGGGGCTATTGTCGATTTGGATTTTGGGCATGTTCAAACCGTCAGATCAAACAAGCATCGTGATTCCCTATAAAGACGATCTCAAACTAAATAGTGGCTACTTTGGCGAGGTGCCGAAAGATCGACTGATGACCACGGACAACGCCGTTGTGTTCAAGGGAGACGGCAAGTATCGGTCAAAAATTGGTTTGCCTCCTCAGAACATCGTTCCCGTCTGTGGTAGCTACGATGCCGAAAACAGTGTACTGACGATCGTCCAATATACGTTCGGGGGAGACGTTGACTACGTTAATTCGTTCTGGGGATTGCAGGATGAACCATTCGCTGGTGACGTCGTCAATTCATACAATGATGGCCCTTTGGAAGACGGCAGCCAATTGGGGCCGTTTTACGAATTGGAGTCCTCCTCCAGCGCCAAAGCTCTTCAGCCACATCAAAGCATCCGCCATACGCACCGAACCTATCATTTTGAAGGCAGCCGCGATGAACTTGAGAAAATTGCGACGAACGTGCTGGGGGTGAGTCTCAGCGAGGTCGCGTTCCCGTGA
- a CDS encoding PhnA domain-containing protein, whose product MLENVRYTIASDEPRKLPVGGVVKDGARVTNICIVDSDHELDDKIDRIRATSRQPEFVKKANSFHLSAEARSGTLAAPTTGSIGRRSSIVDRRHTATNSVGDRVDSMA is encoded by the coding sequence ATGCTGGAAAATGTCCGGTACACGATTGCGTCTGATGAGCCCAGAAAACTACCTGTGGGTGGTGTGGTGAAAGACGGCGCAAGAGTGACGAACATCTGTATCGTCGACAGTGATCACGAGCTCGACGACAAGATTGACCGCATCAGAGCGACGTCGCGACAACCTGAGTTCGTCAAGAAGGCGAACAGCTTTCACCTTTCTGCGGAGGCACGATCCGGCACCTTGGCAGCTCCCACCACAGGCTCAATCGGTCGCCGCTCTAGCATCGTCGATCGACGCCACACAGCGACAAACTCGGTGGGCGACAGAGTCGATTCGATGGCGTAG
- a CDS encoding DoxX family protein gives MQIASYLTSWIRVSSIVLLVILFVAAGVNHFVSPEVYLKIMPDYLHWQRSLVYVSGFFEIVGGLGMAIPRLRRAAGCGVIALLIAVFPANVDMVVNSDQFRSIPYWALVARLPLQGLLIAWVWWATVRHPDTANSARDAL, from the coding sequence ATGCAAATTGCTTCGTACTTAACGTCGTGGATACGGGTAAGCTCCATCGTGTTGCTCGTGATTCTGTTCGTCGCTGCGGGCGTCAATCACTTCGTGTCGCCAGAGGTGTATTTGAAGATAATGCCTGACTACCTGCATTGGCAGCGGTCTTTAGTTTATGTCTCCGGGTTCTTTGAGATCGTTGGTGGGCTAGGCATGGCGATCCCGCGCTTGCGGCGGGCGGCAGGGTGTGGGGTGATCGCCCTGCTGATCGCCGTATTCCCGGCAAACGTCGATATGGTGGTCAACTCGGATCAATTTCGAAGTATTCCGTATTGGGCTCTCGTGGCCCGACTGCCACTCCAGGGGCTGTTGATCGCCTGGGTTTGGTGGGCGACGGTGAGGCATCCGGACACCGCAAACTCGGCGAGGGACGCATTGTGA
- a CDS encoding ZIP family metal transporter — MTELGQVLLLTTMAGAAIPIGGMIAMVEKISPQWVEEEFRHSVIAFGGGVLISAVALVLVPDGVEQLSLGWIVTAFVAGAVVFWALETLLARSQSSIAQLVAMLSDFIPEAIALGAAFAHGEQTGALLAVLISLQNLPEGFNAYRELNVTGNIGGKKLILLLATCIPLGPLAGWVGYEHLSAYPRVVGFIMLFAASGILYLTFQDLAPQSKVENERAPAIGAVFGFLLGVIGQVLLNG, encoded by the coding sequence GTGACTGAACTGGGACAGGTGTTGTTGCTGACAACGATGGCAGGGGCTGCCATTCCAATCGGTGGCATGATCGCGATGGTTGAGAAGATTTCGCCCCAGTGGGTCGAAGAAGAGTTCCGCCACAGCGTGATTGCGTTCGGCGGAGGTGTGCTGATCTCAGCAGTTGCCTTGGTGCTGGTTCCAGACGGTGTCGAACAGCTTTCGCTCGGATGGATCGTGACTGCATTCGTGGCCGGCGCGGTTGTATTCTGGGCCTTGGAGACATTGTTAGCGAGGTCGCAAAGTTCGATCGCCCAGTTGGTTGCGATGCTGTCTGACTTCATCCCCGAAGCGATCGCCCTGGGAGCTGCGTTCGCACACGGCGAACAGACTGGGGCGCTGCTGGCGGTTTTGATCTCACTGCAAAACCTGCCCGAAGGTTTCAATGCGTACCGCGAGCTCAATGTGACCGGCAACATCGGCGGCAAAAAGCTAATCTTGCTGCTGGCGACCTGCATCCCACTCGGTCCGCTCGCAGGATGGGTGGGATACGAGCATCTCTCGGCTTACCCCCGCGTCGTCGGCTTCATCATGCTTTTCGCTGCCAGTGGAATTCTCTATTTGACATTCCAAGATCTGGCACCCCAGTCCAAGGTCGAGAACGAAAGGGCACCTGCGATCGGTGCCGTTTTTGGATTCCTACTCGGTGTCATCGGTCAAGTCTTACTGAACGGCTAA
- a CDS encoding MarR family winged helix-turn-helix transcriptional regulator, whose translation MAAVLKSAGWPFSPEETQTLITLLDAGQPLSMNELAALMIRDPTTVKRQLDRLVEQNFVERSVSIADARIVMVGLTPRGEQKLQSVLPLLDDLRKTTLRGISKSELEATQNVLQKMQKNLLVRNL comes from the coding sequence ATGGCTGCCGTGCTGAAGAGTGCGGGTTGGCCGTTTTCACCCGAGGAAACTCAGACACTGATCACTTTGTTGGATGCCGGCCAGCCGCTGAGCATGAACGAGTTGGCAGCACTGATGATCCGTGACCCCACGACTGTGAAACGCCAGTTGGATCGACTGGTTGAACAGAACTTTGTCGAGCGGAGCGTATCGATTGCAGACGCTCGGATCGTGATGGTCGGGTTGACTCCGCGTGGCGAGCAGAAGCTTCAAAGCGTCCTTCCGCTATTAGACGACTTGCGAAAAACCACATTGCGGGGCATCTCGAAGTCGGAACTGGAAGCGACGCAGAACGTTCTGCAAAAGATGCAGAAAAACTTATTGGTAAGAAACTTGTAG
- a CDS encoding alkyl/aryl-sulfatase: MKRLIATLCLLVTAAGIASGQTQVEPDMALQMLNAQQQQFEKGVVKVADNVYTAIGFHGANTTMIVGTDGVIIVDTLFGPTSAAQAADAFRQYSDKPVKAIIYTHSHGDHIGGASAFVGEEKPDIYGTETFGSAEGVNNAVDPVKAKRNVRQFGRNLSSSEMTNRGVAPAGTEDSDRGKGFLPPTVTVPSSGLKTTIAGVDIEFHIGPGETDDAMFIWLPKAKVLLAGDNFYSSFPNLYAIRGTAYRDVLNWSESVGKMAALEPHVVIPGHTMPIQGQEAATTALQDYSEAIRSVYDQTVRGINAGKGPDQLAHEVKLPKHLREKPYLIEFYGTVPHAVRAIYSGLLGWYDGNPTTLSPMEPRLKARKIAELAGGTQKLTERMNAALAEQDYQWALELSDHVKWLDDGDKELARKVKIEALRGLAAREYNAPNRNYYLSYANELESGALSDLWF, from the coding sequence ATGAAACGTCTCATCGCTACTCTCTGTCTCTTGGTAACGGCTGCAGGCATTGCCAGCGGACAGACGCAGGTCGAGCCCGACATGGCACTGCAGATGCTCAATGCTCAACAGCAACAGTTTGAAAAGGGAGTTGTCAAAGTTGCGGACAACGTTTACACCGCAATTGGGTTTCACGGAGCGAACACCACAATGATCGTCGGGACGGACGGTGTTATTATTGTCGACACGCTATTCGGTCCGACCAGTGCAGCCCAAGCGGCTGATGCCTTTCGGCAGTACAGCGACAAGCCGGTTAAGGCGATCATCTATACCCACAGCCATGGTGATCACATCGGTGGCGCCAGCGCTTTTGTCGGCGAGGAGAAACCGGACATCTATGGCACCGAGACCTTTGGTTCTGCCGAAGGCGTCAACAACGCGGTCGACCCGGTGAAAGCGAAACGAAATGTACGCCAGTTTGGTCGAAATCTATCTTCGTCGGAAATGACCAACCGCGGAGTTGCACCGGCGGGTACCGAAGACAGTGACCGCGGCAAAGGATTCCTTCCACCGACCGTTACCGTGCCTAGCAGCGGACTGAAAACAACGATCGCGGGTGTCGATATCGAATTCCACATCGGCCCAGGGGAAACCGACGATGCGATGTTTATCTGGCTCCCGAAGGCAAAGGTGTTACTGGCGGGCGACAATTTCTACAGTTCCTTCCCAAACTTGTATGCGATTCGGGGCACGGCCTATCGTGACGTACTGAATTGGTCCGAAAGCGTTGGGAAGATGGCTGCACTGGAACCACACGTGGTCATTCCAGGCCACACGATGCCCATCCAAGGACAGGAAGCTGCTACGACGGCTCTGCAGGATTACAGCGAGGCGATTCGCAGCGTGTACGACCAAACCGTGCGAGGCATCAACGCCGGAAAAGGTCCCGACCAACTCGCCCACGAAGTCAAGCTCCCGAAGCATCTAAGAGAAAAACCGTATCTCATCGAGTTCTACGGCACGGTGCCGCATGCGGTCCGAGCAATCTATTCAGGTCTGTTGGGTTGGTACGACGGAAACCCGACGACGCTGAGTCCGATGGAACCCAGATTGAAAGCACGCAAGATCGCCGAACTCGCCGGTGGCACGCAAAAATTGACAGAGCGAATGAATGCCGCGCTAGCGGAACAAGACTATCAATGGGCATTGGAGCTGTCGGATCATGTGAAATGGCTGGATGACGGCGATAAGGAATTAGCCCGCAAAGTAAAAATCGAGGCACTGCGAGGGT